TTGTCTTCACAGATCTGTCTGGGTTTATTTTTGATGTGCAGTCCAATACTGTGATGGCCCAAGGAGGAACCTTTGAAAACATGAAGGAGAAGGTAAATGTGTCTTCTGAGACTTTAACTCACCACGTGCCGTGGAAGAGCTTGTGAATGCTGTATCTTCATCTCCTCTCTGAGATGAAATATGTTTCTGTCTGGGAGCTAACTGCAGCTCTgtcaaaagcaaaattttattcAGGCTAAATCGTCCTGGCACATTAAAGTTTTATAAGGAAGTCATCGGTTATGGTTTTTAGACTGCTTGCAGAAGGGTTGCTGTAGGCTCCGTGTGGGATAAAGCAAATGGTTTACATGTTaccctgttttcttccttctagATCAGTGCGGTGCGTGCAATAGTCCCCAACAGGAGCAACAATGAGATCGTCCTTGTGCTGCAGCATTTTGACAACTGTGTGGACAAAACAGTGCAAGCCTTTATGGAAGGTAACTGTGACTGGTTTCTTAGCAGGGTTTGTGGCTTGGTAACTCATACGTACCGTGTTTATGGACTTACTTCAGAAGAAGCAATAGCCTTTGTGCAGAAAGGCCTGTGTGCAGTAAGTACATGAGGTAGCAGAAGCTCATGTAGCTTCTCAGCCCATCCAAGTACAGGCTTTATCCACAAAGATAACTAACGGACGATTCTCTTCCCAAGTTTTAGTTGGTGTTTGTTCAACTAGGGGTCAAGGCAGAGATAAGCATTTGATAGCTCTTTAGATAAAGGAGGTTTGATATGCAATTACAGAAACTCTTGTTCATGTGTACAGAATGGGAGTGTCTTCAGCTTTGAAAGTTGCTGTTTGTACTTTGAAACCTGGCTCACAAATCTGCTCTTGGGTCTGGCTGGCATGGTGCATTAGATGGATTTTCTGACCTTGGAAAAACAGGCTGTTGCTAGTGACAGTGCCTGTCGCTTTGCAGCTCTTATTTCCATGCTGGCCATCACTGACAACTGCGCTTTGCCTCTGGCCCACAGAAGGTATGACAGCTATTCCTCAGACGGTGGTCATCCTGACACAGTCAGTGTCTCTGGGGAGAGAAGGCCGGCAGATATCTGACCCGAATGCAACCTTTGAGTTCAGAACATGCTCCAGCAGGGTTCCAAGTACCTAAACCTTTAGTATGACAGAGccaaagagaagattttttttttttttttttttttttcctggaaagagcTGGCACTGTGGTGTAAGGGGGTAGTCCCGTTCAGCAGTGTGTTTCCAAAGCAAAAATGAAACCAATCCTTTTATCACATCAACTAAGAGAATTGAAACTTAGCTGCAGAAAGTGTTACAGCTGGCTCCAGGTATGGAGGCACTTCCACGTGACCAGGAAAGAACTGGAGTGGATGCCTCATCCACTGCTCATCGCTGCATTTTGTTTCAGGCAATGCCAGTGAAGTACTGAAAGAATGGACTGTAACAGGCAAAAAAAAggtaacacttttaaaatatactttgctaagacatttatttttttgttttgaggatTTAGACTATGGAGAACAGTAGGCATTCCTCATGATTTAGATGGGAAAAGAAACCAAGGAGCAAACGTGTATATTGATGTTAGCAGAACTGATGCACGGAGATAATCACTAGGTAATCAGGTGCCTCACTGTTCAGGGCAATGATTTACATGGTAAATTCAGTGCAAGTTGTAAACATCATCCTCTCACcacatttgcatttaatttagtTGTCAGACACATTGTGTCGAATatagcatctgaaaaaaaaaaattctagacttTCTTGCAGTCGCTTTTATTCTGCTGACCCTCTATAGGACCCCTAATCCGCACACACAGCCCCACACTGAAGTAAATCTTTTATCAGGTCCATTTATTTCAACGGAGCTCTGTAATTCACTGTTCAGATAGTCATGCTGTTCCATTTTTCATCGGTAACCTTTGGAGCTGAACAGTTGCGTCTAATGCTGAGCTCTGtggaaatatatttctttgtcACGTAAGCTTTCTCGAGTGTTTTGCCTAGTTCTTTGCTCAGACCTCTGTGAAAGGGTTAAATAAAGATTTGCAAAGTTTCACTACTTGATATTATAATGTCTAAATCCACCAGGACAAGAATAAAATCATAATTATTCAAAAGGACTCCTTTGAATACGTGAAAAGCACCAGCATGAAAtggatagggaaaaaaatgtgaccGAGTAGCCCTGTGTTGGGAAATGAGGGAAGTTTTGTCAGAGCAAGGTCTAGCAGAGCACCCTGGAAGCTGCACCTTGCCAGTGAGCACCCCCAGAAGTGACCCAGCCGGTGCCGTGGGTTGCAGCCACAAACCTGTCCGCTGTTTCCCATCAGTTATGCAGCCTTCATCTGATAACCATTGCTCTTGTTGGCACACCTTCGGAGAGGATAATGTATTCACGCCTCATTAATGCCACTATAACTGTCCTCATTGTTGAATAAATCCCTCCTACTGTTAATAGGATCAACAGCCAGGCTGgctgaaaaagcatttaattcaGCTACTTTCAGCCAGTAATCATAAGCTTAATTTTCCCTTCAGGAATTaagcttaacattttttttcccccctttgtgGTGTGGATACCTAATCCTtagaacaagaagaagaaaaccaaaccgAAACCACAAGCTGAATCGAGCCCTGGCCTCCCAGACCCCGGTAAATTGGTGTCCACTGAAGAGGAGCAGTCGGCGAACTCGGAGAAGGGTGGAATTAACGGTTTCCATGTCAACGGCTGTGCCCACGACACAGAGTCTGTGGACTCGCTCAGCGAAGGTTTGGATGCACTTTCAATTGATGCCAGAGAGTTGGAGGATTGCGAGTCTGCTGCACCAGACATGCCTGATAGAACAGGTTAGTCTCTATAAAGTAGCGCAGGAGACGGGCACTGAGTGTTTAAAAAGCAGaggagctgcctcctgctttttttgtgttcCTTCTTTGTTTTGGGTCAGCTTTGAATACTGATTTGTTTGGATGGCTCTTCAGGAAAGAGCAGCTCACCCTGATTTTCTGATTTTGTGCTTGTTGTAAAGAGGCGGTCAGTGTTCTGCTGTCCTCTTCGCGTTCCCCTTTAAACAAGTGTGCTTTTCTACAGCAGTGCCTGAACTAGAGAATGGAATAGCAGACTTTGACACAAAATCGCTCATCATGCATCCTTCCCAGAGCCCTGCATCTCTTAGACAGCGGCCTGAGCAGAGGAGCACTAGCAGGTCTCTGTCCAGATCAACAGCGAGCAATTCAACTCCTGCGTCCCTGTCTGTAACGCGGCTGGAAGATGTTCCAGTTTCACCTGCAAACAAGAAGCTAGGTAAGGCCCTGAGGGTCTGCGTGCTCTCCGATGTCAGAGCAGGTTGCTGCTGGCCAAGTTCTCACTGCCTCTTCTGCAGTGTCAGTGACAGACACAGTGCTGAGGCGTACCGGACTTTGATTTTAATGCAAGCTAACATGCTTCTTATTATCTGGCCAGTAACTTGCACTCTACTCCTCCTCTTCCCTATGCACAGCAGGAATCTTGACAGCAGTTTAGATGTAGTGCCTGGAGCGGCAAACCCATATGTGTGAGAGAAGCAGGGGAGGAAGCAGCCAGTCTCGCTGCATACGTTTAGCCCATTCTTCTGTGTGCTCCATCACAGAGCCTTTAGGTTGTTTCTCATCTTTTGTGAGAATTTGTCGAAAGGCCAGAAGTTCGGACCAGTCCTCTTACAAGAAGTGACAGCCTCCTtctactggatttttttttattttcctctttcgtGTGCTTTCTCCACAGCTGAGGTCTTACGATAACAAGCGGGGACAGGAGGGACCTCAGAGACCCCGATTGTGATCACGGTTATTATACTTAGCTTAGGGAGATGAGGTGGTGGTAGCTCACCTTGCTGCATGGGAAAGCTGTAACGAGCCGTTGTTAATGTAGCTTGGCAGGGGGGCAACTGCGCTCCAGCAAGCTCCAGAGAGCGTGGGCAAGGTGATGTACCCTGCTGGCAAGCTGAGATGTGGGGACTAACCTCGGCAGCGATAACCAATCCTTTCATCTCCTGATTGGAGGAAATAGCCTTAATTTTAGTTCCCAAGATAATTCCCTTCTCCAGGCAAACAGTCATTTTATATCATCTAGTGATACGGTGTAGACTGCATTTCACTCGTCTCCAGTCCCTGGCACAAAAGTGACTCAGAGATGCATTTGATTTCTCTCATGTATTTGAAAATGTGGAGGGACATCCCTGCCCATAGAAGGAAATTCTACAAGCCTTGGGAAGACTTTCCCCAATAAGAGGATCTCTCAGACTGTCCCTGCTGAACCTAGTGCCTTTGtaatggggaaggggaagaaaaatttaaaaccaagcagtgtatagttttaaaataagatgGAAAGCCAACTTTAGATTTGTCCCTGCTGGGAGGATTTAGCAATATGATTGACATGGCTGTTTGAGTTCACTCTGTCTCTTGGTAGGTTCTAATATTGAAAAATCAGTGAAGGATCTCCAGCGCTGCACTGTTTCACTGGCTCGGTACCGGGTTGTGGTGAAGGAGGAAATGGATGCTTCCATTAAGAAGATGAAGCAGGCCTTTGCTGAACTGCAGAGTAGGTAAGTTAAATGTAGGGACAGATCCAGGCATTAAGGCTTAAGACCTATACGTTTGGACTAAGACTTCAGCTTTCCAGTCAGGTTAATCACTTGCTTGTGTATGCCCTACTGCCCAAGCACTGTTCTGCAGCGTCTGGGAGGTCAGCGTGTCATAAAGAATAAACTGGAGTCTAAAGTCCCGTACTCTGCAGTTTTTAGAAGCCGGCTTTGCGGGCGGCTTTGCAAAGCCTGCGTTCGAGCTGTTGTCCCACATGTCTGGTGGGATGTTAATAGACTGTTCAGGGCTTCGGTGTGTCTGTCAGGGTCTTTGATGAACTGTGGCTCCATGTCTGTACAAGACAGTTGTCCTGACCATAAAGTCATTTTAGATGCAGATAATATGAGGAACTCACCAGATAACATACTGTCAGTTAGGTACTAATGTTAGCTGTGCTGGAAGGAGAACTGCTGGGAGCTCAGGGTGCAGTAGCACGTGTCTTTTAGAAGCAAACATTCATATTTGAAATCTTCAAATCATGGTTGAATATAACATGGAAGAGAGGGATCCTTTTGAAGGTACAAGTACACATCAAAGATCATCCTGTGCAGCACTGCTTCCCCCATTTTAAGCCAAGCTTTTGATACTGTGCATGGTGTTCCTTATGAGTGCAATCGGGTCTTTCTTTAATGAACATCTTTATTGGTTTGGATAAGTGATTTAAGATGATATTCTGAAAGGCCTAACATCAGATACACTCGCTGTTTTGGCTGATTGAATCTATTACTGAGAGATTGTTCTTCTTGGTTATACAAATATGATTGCTTTTGGTAAAGAAATATTCATAACAAACTGCACAGAGAGTTCTCCTTGCCCGAAGTGAGTAACATTTGACAAGTAACTAAAATGCTGCTATCACATTGAAAGATTAAAGTAGATGTTTGGCAGACTTGCAAATCTGTGTCAAAAGCTGTCTATGTCTGAAAACTGTATGTGGCCTCAAAGGCAAGAGGGTTTAGTGGTAGTGATGTAAAGAGCTGTATTCTGAAGCCTTTTAGCAATCTTAGTTGTTCAGTGTGGACTTTCTTGTGCTCATACTTGTGCTGAACTTTGCCACCAGGAAGTGC
This sequence is a window from Harpia harpyja isolate bHarHar1 chromosome 15, bHarHar1 primary haplotype, whole genome shotgun sequence. Protein-coding genes within it:
- the SPATS2 gene encoding spermatogenesis-associated serine-rich protein 2 isoform X2; the encoded protein is MSKKQNTKDLSGFIFDVQSNTVMAQGGTFENMKEKISAVRAIVPNRSNNEIVLVLQHFDNCVDKTVQAFMEGNASEVLKEWTVTGKKKNKKKKTKPKPQAESSPGLPDPGKLVSTEEEQSANSEKGGINGFHVNGCAHDTESVDSLSEGLDALSIDARELEDCESAAPDMPDRTVPELENGIADFDTKSLIMHPSQSPASLRQRPEQRSTSRSLSRSTASNSTPASLSVTRLEDVPVSPANKKLGSNIEKSVKDLQRCTVSLARYRVVVKEEMDASIKKMKQAFAELQSSLMDREVALLAEMDKVKAEAMEILVSRQKKAEALKKMTDVAVRMSEEQLVELRADIKHFVSERKYDEDLGRVARFTCDLDALKKSIASFGQVSHPKNSYSTRSRCSSVMAASLSGPSETSAPSTPACASASAASLTTASKKPSSSAEAAVGNAGGRPPQPSREAFQGNRRPGAGPRSQGQRHIGPPGRSNNGNRHKNGPGQAHGRRQTSPLAASAASPGQTQPTGTSGASAQPGRPGPPPSGTETKGLPQRKPRASRQEGANS
- the SPATS2 gene encoding spermatogenesis-associated serine-rich protein 2 isoform X1 encodes the protein MSKKQNTKDLSGFIFDVQSNTVMAQGGTFENMKEKISAVRAIVPNRSNNEIVLVLQHFDNCVDKTVQAFMEGNASEVLKEWTVTGKKKNKKKKTKPKPQAESSPGLPDPGKLVSTEEEQSANSEKGGINGFHVNGCAHDTESVDSLSEGLDALSIDARELEDCESAAPDMPDRTAVPELENGIADFDTKSLIMHPSQSPASLRQRPEQRSTSRSLSRSTASNSTPASLSVTRLEDVPVSPANKKLGSNIEKSVKDLQRCTVSLARYRVVVKEEMDASIKKMKQAFAELQSSLMDREVALLAEMDKVKAEAMEILVSRQKKAEALKKMTDVAVRMSEEQLVELRADIKHFVSERKYDEDLGRVARFTCDLDALKKSIASFGQVSHPKNSYSTRSRCSSVMAASLSGPSETSAPSTPACASASAASLTTASKKPSSSAEAAVGNAGGRPPQPSREAFQGNRRPGAGPRSQGQRHIGPPGRSNNGNRHKNGPGQAHGRRQTSPLAASAASPGQTQPTGTSGASAQPGRPGPPPSGTETKGLPQRKPRASRQEGANS